In Desulfovibrio sp. 86, the following proteins share a genomic window:
- a CDS encoding type I-F CRISPR-associated protein Csy2 — MTAYLVLPHMRVQGANMYNAAFLLGGPPVLAAWLMAHALGRKIDMADDVLSMAFILHSYTPLGDLFHDIFSPQLRRGAAYTFGSSLNGSDYSSTNKQALSLQPVARAHMEVSLVIGIRNLATTEGIDSHIARSRLAGGAITRMGKVRLCSDASEALEHIGVGYAVMDRRDLLEREGAGNRAEQFVAALGYKPVEGDGMNWLSATCLGYAATTPFEKRSGVREGYEHAFAEPLVGLVQYVPIRRCLDGDRADQTLWRSEWATPDVYRIYQDQR; from the coding sequence ATGACAGCCTATCTTGTTTTGCCGCATATGCGGGTTCAGGGCGCCAACATGTATAATGCCGCCTTTCTCTTGGGCGGGCCGCCTGTACTTGCAGCCTGGCTCATGGCCCACGCTCTTGGCCGCAAAATAGATATGGCGGACGACGTGCTTTCAATGGCTTTTATACTGCACAGCTACACGCCGTTGGGGGATTTATTTCACGATATTTTCAGCCCGCAGTTGCGGCGTGGAGCGGCCTATACCTTCGGCTCATCCCTAAACGGATCGGACTATTCCTCAACAAACAAGCAGGCATTGTCCCTACAGCCGGTGGCCCGTGCCCATATGGAGGTTTCTCTGGTTATTGGCATCCGAAACCTTGCTACTACTGAAGGCATTGATTCCCATATTGCAAGAAGCCGACTTGCTGGCGGCGCGATTACTCGTATGGGCAAAGTCCGTTTGTGCAGTGACGCCAGTGAGGCTCTGGAACATATAGGCGTCGGCTATGCTGTGATGGATCGCCGCGACCTGCTGGAAAGGGAAGGGGCGGGCAACCGTGCGGAGCAGTTTGTGGCCGCGCTGGGGTACAAACCTGTGGAAGGCGACGGCATGAACTGGCTTTCTGCCACCTGCCTTGGTTATGCCGCCACCACCCCGTTTGAGAAACGATCCGGCGTGCGTGAAGGGTACGAACATGCCTTTGCGGAACCGCTTGTGGGGCTTGTGCAGTATGTACCCATACGTCGCTGCCTTGATGGAGACAGGGCGGATCAAACGTTGTGGAGATCAGAGTGGGCAACGCCCGATGTGTACAGAATATATCAGGATCAACGCTAA
- the cas6f gene encoding type I-F CRISPR-associated endoribonuclease Cas6/Csy4, with protein MPRVYFDIEALAATEDTGMSAPALRGRMLALLHPLFAAQPHTYALAIPAGRQAVCDKGGGALRVFASSRDDLDALVASLSRLPWIRDYARLHYPASVPENYAGAWVAFRRYRVPSLKSDRRTGAEAGQLRQRRMQNVQKEKMDYFIVSSKTTEQRFTLAVRRECGLPPQAECLPNSYGLCSAQNVFCVPDLP; from the coding sequence ATGCCGCGCGTGTATTTTGACATTGAGGCCTTGGCCGCCACAGAAGACACGGGCATGAGCGCCCCCGCATTACGGGGGCGCATGCTGGCCCTGCTGCATCCCCTGTTTGCGGCACAGCCGCATACCTATGCTCTGGCAATACCAGCAGGGCGTCAGGCCGTTTGCGACAAGGGGGGAGGAGCATTACGGGTGTTCGCTTCCAGTCGGGATGATCTGGACGCCCTGGTGGCCTCGCTCTCGCGCCTGCCCTGGATACGGGATTATGCCAGGCTGCACTATCCCGCATCTGTCCCTGAGAACTATGCGGGAGCCTGGGTAGCCTTCAGGCGGTATCGCGTACCTAGCTTGAAAAGCGACCGTAGAACTGGTGCGGAGGCCGGACAGTTGCGCCAGCGCCGTATGCAGAACGTGCAAAAGGAGAAGATGGACTACTTTATTGTGAGCAGCAAAACCACGGAGCAGCGCTTTACGCTGGCGGTGCGCCGTGAATGCGGATTGCCGCCTCAGGCCGAATGCCTGCCGAACAGCTATGGCCTGTGTAGCGCCCAGAACGTT
- the csy3 gene encoding type I-F CRISPR-associated protein Csy3, translating to MAKALKKLPGVLSFQRCLMVTDALFFNVFADGSISPLPVVRHGIRGTQNINKFSDEKKDNDSIKSAPRKEIPNIQTTDSAKLDPLAEKLRVRFDVRFLDLSSALFACAPGKADDMEDLTAFRQGLTAFIDKGKESAGVTELACRYARNLANGRFLWRNRAIAEHVSVRVRDRAELDVRFDALQVPLNTFDSYSEAEKAVAERIAAGLRGQRDVSLLVEADVDFGVRGALEVFPSQNYLEGKGKDTDTAKDTETGKGKDKSRGFARSLYCVGEVPKYQDKYSVQERGQAAFRDQKVGNALRTIDTWYPAYGERGLAIPVEPNGASLDAQLFFRNEKKISGFGYMLRAGDMDPDTPEGMFLTACIIRGGVFSESA from the coding sequence ATGGCAAAAGCCCTTAAAAAATTGCCCGGTGTTCTTTCGTTTCAGCGTTGCCTCATGGTTACTGACGCCCTCTTTTTCAATGTGTTTGCCGATGGCAGCATTTCGCCGCTCCCCGTTGTGCGGCATGGCATCAGGGGTACACAAAATATCAATAAATTTAGCGATGAAAAAAAAGACAATGACAGTATAAAAAGCGCCCCACGCAAAGAGATTCCCAATATTCAGACCACAGATTCCGCCAAACTTGACCCCCTGGCCGAAAAGCTGCGCGTCCGGTTTGACGTGCGTTTTCTTGATCTTTCGTCAGCACTTTTTGCCTGCGCTCCTGGAAAAGCAGATGATATGGAAGATCTGACCGCCTTCAGGCAAGGACTGACAGCCTTTATAGACAAAGGCAAAGAGAGCGCGGGCGTGACAGAACTCGCATGCCGCTATGCGCGCAACCTGGCCAATGGACGCTTTTTGTGGCGCAACAGAGCTATTGCGGAGCATGTCAGCGTTCGTGTGCGGGACAGGGCGGAGCTGGATGTTCGTTTTGACGCTCTGCAAGTGCCCCTGAATACGTTTGATTCCTATTCCGAGGCAGAAAAGGCCGTTGCCGAACGCATCGCCGCCGGACTGCGGGGACAGCGTGACGTGTCTCTGCTGGTGGAGGCGGATGTGGACTTTGGCGTGCGCGGCGCACTGGAAGTATTCCCCTCGCAAAACTATCTGGAGGGCAAGGGCAAGGACACGGATACGGCCAAGGACACGGAAACAGGCAAAGGTAAGGACAAGAGCAGAGGCTTTGCCCGTTCCTTGTATTGTGTTGGCGAAGTTCCGAAATATCAGGACAAGTACAGTGTTCAGGAGCGTGGGCAGGCGGCATTTCGCGACCAGAAGGTGGGCAATGCCCTGCGCACCATTGATACCTGGTATCCGGCCTATGGGGAGCGGGGTCTTGCCATTCCTGTGGAACCCAACGGCGCAAGTCTGGATGCGCAGCTTTTTTTCCGTAATGAGAAAAAAATCTCTGGGTTCGGCTATATGTTGCGGGCGGGTGATATGGATCCCGATACGCCCGAAGGCATGTTTTTGACGGCCTGCATCATTCGCGGCGGCGTCTTTTCAGAGAGTGCTTAG
- a CDS encoding Rne/Rng family ribonuclease: MEKTPAAAAAPSTASGDKKPAAKSRSARGRQTAARTGKDGATAAKAESKAVPAAATAEDVSTNEKGTARNKGTRTGTARGTARTHAGKSTAAKPDAATSAADKPAGAAPGKVATANARHDARSEAISEASSDAKPASAAGARPSARARAAAPRTKTSAQSPAKKATAQPEKKNLPSSADAPQAKPAPVKTEAAQRQAQAAQVQAAHTGKPAAEVKDATLSVTATVASTEVLALASGEKLAIASRESLAITASETLALEAVDTQDTEGRSEGSDDAPRRKNRRGRRGGRGRNRRKEQNGDNGDMQASDGLAADEVSDDAPQNGQIQALAEADQASAATPAASPDKKTAEPAKAAGNQKSASAAPTAKGKGKSEASSGRRRMFISVLPGEQVEVALTEDGQLLEYYLDMLHQRKIKGNIYKGVIHNIDTNLQAAFVSYGAGKNGFLQIDEIHPEYWLTHHEPAKGKKFPPIQKVLKAGQEVLVQVVKEPTGSKGAFLTTWLSLAGRFLVLTPGQEQIGVSRKVDDDEERSRLREMMNGIDPGPGLGVIVRTVSAGTTKTTLKTDLQYLKRVWRDIRKKATEVTAPALIYQEPGLSERAVRDYLTEDVGEIWVDNEDVAQSIRETVNLLFPRKSDLVRLHNDVRTSMWERFNLRRQLDQIYTREVLLPSGGRLVFDQTEALMAIDINSGKISGKGNFEAMAHKTNMEAAEAIARHLKLRDIGGQVVIDFIEMRDKKHVIEVEKTLRTIMKNDRARHDVGRMSSFGLLELVRQRTGSSALAITMEPCPACGGTGQRRNIEWQALQALREMHRMLRAENKEKCVYNASPELALYLLNHKRDSLREMEQSYSKCLEISVRP, from the coding sequence GTGGAAAAAACGCCAGCCGCCGCTGCCGCCCCTTCCACCGCCAGCGGCGACAAAAAGCCCGCCGCAAAATCCAGATCCGCCCGAGGCAGGCAGACGGCCGCCAGGACGGGCAAGGACGGCGCGACCGCCGCCAAAGCAGAGAGTAAGGCCGTTCCGGCGGCAGCCACGGCTGAAGACGTGTCTACCAACGAAAAAGGCACTGCCAGAAACAAGGGCACAAGAACCGGAACAGCCAGGGGCACGGCCCGGACGCATGCTGGCAAAAGCACGGCCGCCAAGCCGGATGCCGCCACAAGCGCCGCTGACAAGCCTGCTGGTGCTGCTCCGGGCAAGGTTGCGACGGCCAACGCCAGACACGACGCCAGATCTGAAGCCATCTCTGAAGCCAGTTCTGACGCAAAACCGGCTTCCGCTGCCGGGGCTCGCCCTTCGGCCAGAGCCCGCGCCGCCGCGCCCCGCACAAAAACGTCGGCCCAGAGTCCTGCCAAAAAGGCCACCGCACAGCCTGAAAAGAAAAATCTCCCGTCCTCCGCCGATGCCCCCCAGGCCAAGCCTGCCCCGGTCAAAACCGAAGCCGCTCAGCGCCAGGCGCAAGCCGCTCAAGTTCAGGCCGCGCACACTGGCAAACCCGCTGCCGAGGTCAAGGACGCCACGCTTTCCGTCACTGCGACGGTCGCATCCACCGAAGTGCTGGCGCTGGCTTCCGGCGAAAAGCTGGCTATTGCCAGCCGCGAATCTCTTGCCATTACGGCCTCTGAAACCCTGGCGCTGGAAGCTGTAGACACCCAGGATACTGAAGGACGCTCCGAAGGCTCCGACGATGCGCCGCGCCGCAAGAACAGGCGTGGACGTCGCGGAGGACGTGGCCGCAACCGCAGAAAAGAGCAGAATGGCGATAATGGCGATATGCAGGCCAGCGACGGACTCGCTGCCGACGAGGTAAGTGACGACGCGCCGCAGAACGGCCAGATCCAAGCCCTTGCCGAAGCGGATCAGGCCAGCGCCGCCACGCCTGCCGCCAGCCCTGACAAGAAAACGGCCGAACCGGCCAAGGCTGCCGGCAACCAGAAATCTGCTTCTGCAGCGCCGACGGCCAAGGGCAAGGGAAAATCCGAAGCAAGCTCCGGCAGACGCCGCATGTTCATCAGCGTTTTGCCAGGCGAGCAGGTTGAGGTGGCCCTGACCGAAGACGGCCAGTTGCTTGAATATTACCTGGACATGCTGCATCAGCGCAAAATCAAGGGCAATATTTACAAGGGCGTCATCCACAACATCGATACCAATCTTCAGGCCGCTTTTGTGAGCTACGGCGCAGGCAAAAACGGCTTCTTGCAGATTGACGAAATCCATCCCGAATACTGGCTGACGCATCACGAACCCGCCAAGGGCAAAAAATTTCCGCCCATCCAGAAAGTGCTCAAGGCCGGACAGGAAGTGCTTGTTCAGGTCGTGAAGGAACCCACAGGCAGCAAGGGCGCGTTTTTGACCACGTGGCTCTCACTGGCCGGACGTTTTCTTGTGCTCACTCCCGGGCAGGAACAGATCGGCGTTTCGCGCAAAGTGGACGACGATGAGGAGCGGAGCCGCCTGCGCGAAATGATGAACGGCATTGACCCCGGCCCTGGGCTGGGTGTCATCGTGCGGACGGTCAGCGCGGGAACCACCAAGACCACCCTCAAGACTGACCTGCAATATCTGAAGCGCGTCTGGCGCGATATTCGCAAAAAAGCCACCGAGGTCACGGCCCCTGCCCTTATCTATCAGGAACCCGGCCTGTCGGAACGCGCCGTGCGCGACTATCTGACGGAAGACGTGGGCGAAATATGGGTGGACAACGAGGATGTGGCCCAGAGCATCCGCGAAACCGTCAACCTGCTCTTCCCCCGCAAGAGTGATCTCGTGCGGCTGCACAATGATGTGCGCACCTCCATGTGGGAACGGTTCAACCTGCGCCGTCAGCTTGACCAGATTTATACCCGCGAAGTGCTGCTGCCCTCTGGCGGACGGCTGGTCTTTGACCAGACCGAGGCCCTCATGGCCATTGATATCAACTCGGGCAAAATATCCGGCAAGGGCAACTTTGAAGCCATGGCCCATAAAACCAATATGGAAGCCGCCGAAGCCATTGCCCGCCACCTCAAGTTGCGCGACATCGGCGGACAGGTGGTCATCGACTTCATTGAAATGCGCGATAAAAAGCACGTCATTGAAGTGGAAAAGACCCTGCGCACCATCATGAAGAACGACCGCGCGCGGCATGATGTGGGCCGCATGAGCTCCTTTGGCCTTCTTGAACTCGTGCGTCAGCGCACCGGCTCATCGGCCCTGGCCATCACCATGGAGCCCTGCCCCGCCTGCGGCGGCACGGGCCAGCGCCGCAACATCGAGTGGCAGGCCCTCCAGGCCCTGCGGGAAATGCACCGCATGCTGCGCGCTGAAAACAAAGAAAAATGCGTCTATAACGCCTCGCCCGAACTGGCTCTGTATCTGCTCAACCACAAGCGCGACAGTCTGCGTGAAATGGAACAAAGCTACAGCAAATGTCTGGAAATATCCGTTCGTCCGTAA
- a CDS encoding DUF4851 domain-containing protein encodes MKIFLCIAALMLCGVYLSKYAFDRSPLRGMGQNGTADMPVLVSRARPFVTFAPARDMSLIADGWCSLSPETRLSVAGNGRLWFAAYKNGVGLLITALAETEAPWLWEAAHHPPFPVLRGGTTPYKGETLHETLYTLTADADPFHPLQAAVKDTTCLVYRAKLLLDFQHLQVIIEYHEPITQEQARDIAYDLPYLNAFQERGRAACSIVLPGKSNEYVLPRRIDKIPVADKAISRIKLSRWTGEMQHLGSL; translated from the coding sequence ATGAAAATTTTTCTGTGCATCGCCGCACTAATGCTTTGCGGAGTCTATCTGTCAAAATACGCTTTTGATCGTTCTCCGTTGCGCGGTATGGGACAGAATGGCACGGCTGATATGCCTGTGCTTGTTTCGCGAGCGCGGCCATTCGTCACTTTTGCACCAGCCAGGGATATGAGCTTGATCGCCGATGGGTGGTGCAGCCTGAGTCCAGAAACACGTCTTTCCGTGGCAGGGAACGGTCGGCTGTGGTTTGCCGCTTACAAGAATGGCGTTGGCCTGCTCATCACGGCATTGGCTGAAACTGAAGCCCCGTGGCTCTGGGAGGCGGCCCACCATCCCCCCTTTCCGGTGCTGAGAGGCGGAACAACCCCCTACAAGGGCGAAACATTGCACGAGACGCTGTATACGCTTACCGCCGATGCCGACCCTTTTCACCCTCTGCAAGCCGCTGTCAAAGATACCACCTGCCTTGTGTACCGGGCAAAACTGCTGCTGGACTTCCAGCATCTGCAGGTGATTATTGAATATCATGAGCCTATAACTCAAGAACAAGCACGAGATATAGCCTATGATCTGCCCTATCTGAATGCCTTTCAGGAACGCGGCAGAGCCGCATGCTCCATTGTGCTGCCGGGAAAGAGCAATGAATATGTGCTTCCAAGACGCATTGATAAAATTCCTGTGGCTGACAAAGCCATTTCGCGAATAAAGCTTTCTCGCTGGACAGGTGAAATGCAGCATCTGGGAAGCCTCTAG
- the focA gene encoding formate transporter FocA — protein MTGASFEALNPRQMYGKVVETMIIKATRPPRQAFLLSVMAGLFIGLGFVYCAVANVTGAGKIVGGLVFSLGLMLVVVVGGDLFTSTTMTLVPRASNRISWGQMLANWGIVYAGNFVGAIALVALILLSGHPWNDGGSIALYYIKTTEYKLTHTFIEALFLGVMCNLMVCLGVWMGYSGRSLFDKMAACLFPVGLFIACGFEHSIANMFMLPIGILCSGMMPPEVAAKLADPVHTLSLLTWENFVLKNLIPVTLGNILGGGVLVGLFHWLVFAGETTREAHATSNAHESLEEKHAG, from the coding sequence ATGACCGGAGCGTCTTTTGAAGCGCTGAATCCTCGCCAGATGTACGGCAAGGTTGTGGAAACCATGATAATCAAGGCCACAAGGCCTCCCCGCCAGGCTTTTTTGCTTTCCGTGATGGCGGGCCTGTTTATAGGGTTGGGCTTTGTTTACTGCGCTGTGGCCAATGTGACGGGGGCTGGCAAGATCGTTGGCGGGCTTGTGTTCAGCCTTGGCCTCATGCTTGTGGTGGTGGTGGGCGGCGATCTTTTCACCTCGACCACCATGACGCTTGTGCCCCGCGCGAGCAACAGGATCAGCTGGGGGCAGATGCTCGCAAACTGGGGCATCGTTTATGCCGGAAATTTCGTCGGCGCCATTGCGCTGGTGGCCCTTATCCTTCTCAGCGGGCATCCCTGGAACGATGGCGGCAGCATTGCCCTTTATTACATCAAGACAACCGAATACAAGCTGACCCACACATTTATTGAAGCCCTGTTTTTGGGGGTCATGTGCAACCTTATGGTCTGCCTTGGCGTGTGGATGGGATATTCCGGCCGCTCGCTCTTCGACAAGATGGCAGCCTGCCTTTTTCCTGTGGGCCTGTTCATTGCCTGCGGATTCGAACACAGCATCGCCAACATGTTCATGCTCCCCATCGGCATACTGTGCAGCGGCATGATGCCGCCCGAAGTGGCGGCCAAACTGGCCGATCCTGTCCACACGCTCTCGCTGCTCACCTGGGAAAACTTTGTGCTGAAAAATCTCATCCCGGTAACACTGGGCAATATCCTTGGCGGTGGCGTGCTTGTGGGCCTGTTCCATTGGCTTGTGTTCGCAGGGGAAACTACCAGGGAAGCCCACGCCACTAGCAACGCTCACGAAAGCCTGGAAGAGAAGCATGCCGGATAA
- a CDS encoding epoxyqueuosine reductase QueH: MPTDSSGPQPSPAAASHARSLLLHVCCGPCAVMPITRLLDEGFAVTAWYMNPNIHPLSEYLRRRDAAGQCAERMGIPILYDDASWNITAWLRAVAGRDAAPQRCAYCCSSRIEAAFAAARQLGFAFVSTSLLYSRYQPHEVIKQAGERLSSPDGAGPGFVYRDFREDWQEGIDRSKALELYRQPYCGCIYSEAERYEKKLSRLISAR, translated from the coding sequence GTGCCCACTGACTCCTCCGGTCCGCAACCCTCCCCCGCCGCTGCGTCCCATGCGCGCAGCCTGTTGCTGCACGTCTGCTGCGGCCCTTGCGCCGTCATGCCGATCACGCGGCTGCTGGATGAAGGGTTTGCGGTCACAGCCTGGTATATGAATCCCAACATACACCCGCTCTCCGAATATCTGCGCAGAAGGGACGCGGCGGGCCAATGCGCCGAACGGATGGGCATACCCATTCTTTATGACGATGCCAGCTGGAACATCACCGCCTGGTTGCGGGCTGTGGCGGGACGCGATGCCGCGCCGCAACGCTGCGCATATTGCTGCTCGAGCCGCATTGAGGCAGCCTTTGCCGCCGCCCGGCAGCTGGGCTTCGCCTTTGTGAGCACCAGCCTGCTGTATTCACGCTATCAACCCCACGAAGTCATCAAACAGGCAGGTGAACGCCTGTCCAGCCCGGACGGCGCGGGTCCCGGCTTCGTATACAGAGACTTTCGTGAAGACTGGCAGGAAGGCATCGACAGATCAAAGGCGCTGGAGCTGTACCGTCAGCCCTACTGTGGCTGCATTTATAGCGAAGCCGAGCGCTACGAAAAAAAGCTGTCACGTCTGATTTCAGCCCGATAA
- the cas3f gene encoding type I-F CRISPR-associated helicase Cas3f: MHVVLISECTRKSVSRTQRILDSYAPRAGIRTWITPITREGLAELHAALRKSATRNTAVACYQNDGRRRMCLLWIVGARGRFSADGAVAVRTSRRLARRAAEIPLWLRCVCLLAQAASLVHDLGKYSVYFQNKLRDPKMLRDIVRHEWISVCLLRALRQGTSWQEAWQVLHDGKALDEVIKRPTDPGSRAFHAPATALEAVDFLVASHHLLFSSGKDGGSVPLVAASHVRSKNVPQNYSQPHESLPEDIWKNFQRLESKLSALTEALQGQEHTEFWWACLILARAALIFADHTVSARAYPTPPDDDTSAANTRFVENKRVLNQPLHWHLTEVAHVAANAAWRMGQLSQSTEGPLEGLQEASVASIVEPADEASRYHWQNLAADALARWRQDNPDTPCLVFNMAGTGSGKTRMNLRAACILSRDASPRCSIALNLRTLTLQTGYSLQSDLGILPADMATVIGDGVTQKLFDWAKRAEAIDDQDMVEPEILCSGDSGPLPAWMEPFWRTARERVIVGSPLLVSTIDFLDAAGRPDRQGHHVKALLRLMTADLVLDEVDGYEPDALVAVLRLVQLSAFFGRNIVCSSATLSLATADAVHAAWISGQKLRRALMQDPDMAPARSGIAVIDDSLAPEVLVSDNKSAAFSEWYAKRLQDMMAHLRRMPCMRRAFLQPVEPSIQGFQNAVLEAVQRLHTENAWEFSPGRGISFGLVRVANINGAVATARSLALALPHAHVACYHSGDWRISRFHKERRLDHLLTRKRGNAHILADKEIRSLVARTTLPNVPFIVVATPVEEVGRDHDFDWAVIEPSSAQSIVQVAGRVNRHRLVSCGNAHNIAILRYNLRHCKNCEQGTKNIPVFKSPGYESKRLVRRYKEYDLGQLLPWQAETLTIDAGLRLGGGSDFAIADDRGIAERVTRFFGADSDGGEGLFSRSPIDAFRMSATPYEQTPLRNRAGRKQLWLMRVDGENALYFRWDEDPHGASWVRNKHEMREEEAAPNAWLALSPPEMERLCHEAGIWPEEGLQAELTSYTNDSFMYDLGFGIRRIT, encoded by the coding sequence ATGCATGTTGTTCTTATTTCTGAATGCACCAGGAAATCAGTTTCAAGAACACAAAGAATTTTAGACAGCTACGCGCCAAGAGCCGGTATTCGCACATGGATAACGCCCATAACCCGTGAAGGGTTGGCAGAACTTCATGCGGCTCTTCGCAAAAGTGCAACCCGCAATACGGCGGTGGCCTGTTATCAGAATGACGGCCGCCGCCGTATGTGTTTGTTATGGATTGTGGGCGCGCGGGGCAGGTTTTCTGCCGATGGGGCTGTAGCCGTGCGAACATCGCGGCGCTTGGCCAGGCGCGCGGCAGAAATTCCGCTCTGGCTTCGTTGTGTCTGCCTGTTGGCGCAGGCTGCCTCCCTTGTGCATGACCTTGGCAAATATTCAGTATATTTTCAAAATAAGCTGCGCGATCCCAAAATGCTGCGCGATATTGTGCGCCATGAGTGGATAAGCGTCTGCCTGTTGCGCGCGTTGCGGCAGGGTACAAGTTGGCAAGAGGCATGGCAGGTTCTGCACGACGGTAAGGCGCTTGATGAAGTTATCAAACGTCCAACAGACCCAGGTTCAAGGGCGTTCCACGCCCCGGCCACCGCTTTGGAAGCCGTGGATTTTCTTGTGGCAAGCCATCATCTGCTGTTTTCTAGCGGTAAAGATGGCGGAAGCGTTCCTTTGGTGGCGGCTTCCCATGTCCGTTCAAAGAATGTTCCTCAAAACTACAGCCAACCCCATGAGTCCCTGCCCGAGGACATATGGAAAAATTTTCAGCGGCTTGAATCAAAACTGAGCGCGCTGACAGAGGCGCTCCAGGGCCAGGAGCATACGGAATTCTGGTGGGCATGCCTCATTCTGGCCAGGGCCGCGCTCATTTTTGCTGACCACACCGTTTCCGCCAGGGCCTATCCCACCCCTCCTGATGACGACACAAGCGCCGCCAATACGCGGTTTGTCGAGAATAAACGCGTCCTCAACCAGCCATTGCACTGGCATTTGACTGAAGTGGCCCATGTGGCCGCCAATGCCGCATGGCGCATGGGCCAACTGTCGCAGAGCACAGAGGGCCCGCTTGAAGGGCTGCAAGAGGCTTCAGTGGCGTCCATTGTGGAACCGGCGGACGAAGCCTCGCGTTATCACTGGCAAAACCTCGCTGCCGATGCCCTGGCCCGCTGGCGGCAGGATAACCCCGACACTCCCTGCCTTGTGTTCAATATGGCTGGCACGGGCAGTGGCAAGACAAGAATGAACCTGCGCGCGGCCTGCATCCTTTCGCGTGATGCCTCGCCGCGCTGCTCCATTGCGCTCAATTTGCGCACTCTGACCTTGCAGACAGGGTACTCGCTGCAATCTGACCTTGGCATTTTGCCCGCCGATATGGCGACGGTCATCGGCGATGGCGTCACCCAAAAGCTTTTTGACTGGGCCAAGCGGGCAGAAGCCATTGATGACCAGGATATGGTCGAACCCGAGATTCTGTGCAGCGGCGATTCCGGCCCATTGCCTGCATGGATGGAGCCTTTCTGGCGCACGGCGCGTGAAAGGGTGATTGTTGGCTCGCCCCTGCTGGTGTCTACCATTGATTTTCTGGATGCCGCCGGCCGTCCCGACCGTCAGGGGCATCACGTCAAAGCCCTGCTGCGCCTCATGACAGCCGATCTGGTGCTGGATGAGGTCGACGGCTATGAGCCGGACGCCCTTGTGGCTGTCTTGCGGCTGGTGCAACTGAGCGCTTTTTTCGGGCGCAATATCGTCTGTTCTTCGGCCACACTTTCTCTGGCCACGGCGGACGCCGTCCATGCCGCCTGGATTTCCGGCCAGAAGCTCCGGCGCGCATTGATGCAGGATCCAGACATGGCTCCCGCGCGTTCGGGCATTGCCGTTATTGATGACAGTCTCGCACCGGAAGTGCTGGTTTCTGACAATAAAAGCGCTGCATTTTCAGAATGGTATGCCAAACGCTTGCAGGATATGATGGCCCATTTGCGGCGCATGCCCTGCATGCGACGGGCCTTTTTGCAGCCGGTGGAGCCCTCCATACAGGGATTTCAGAATGCAGTGCTGGAAGCGGTGCAGCGCTTGCACACAGAAAACGCCTGGGAATTTTCGCCGGGCAGGGGGATTTCTTTCGGGCTTGTAAGGGTGGCGAACATCAACGGGGCTGTGGCCACGGCGCGCAGTCTGGCCCTGGCGCTGCCCCATGCCCATGTGGCTTGCTATCACTCTGGCGACTGGCGCATCAGCCGGTTTCATAAAGAGCGCCGCCTCGACCATCTGCTGACCCGCAAAAGAGGGAATGCCCATATCCTCGCAGACAAGGAAATACGGTCGCTCGTGGCTCGCACCACGCTGCCGAACGTTCCCTTTATTGTGGTGGCCACGCCAGTGGAAGAGGTGGGCAGGGATCACGACTTTGACTGGGCTGTCATTGAGCCTTCCAGCGCGCAATCCATTGTTCAGGTTGCAGGGCGTGTAAACAGGCACCGTCTTGTTTCCTGCGGTAATGCACACAATATCGCAATACTCAGATACAATTTACGTCATTGTAAAAATTGCGAACAGGGAACGAAAAATATCCCTGTTTTTAAGTCGCCTGGATACGAAAGCAAAAGGCTGGTGAGGCGATATAAAGAGTATGATCTTGGTCAGTTACTGCCCTGGCAGGCGGAGACACTCACCATTGATGCCGGGTTGCGGCTTGGCGGTGGAAGCGACTTTGCCATTGCTGACGACAGGGGCATTGCTGAGAGGGTTACGCGGTTTTTTGGCGCAGACAGTGATGGAGGTGAGGGCCTGTTCAGCCGCAGTCCCATAGATGCCTTCCGCATGTCGGCCACACCCTATGAGCAAACGCCACTGCGTAACAGGGCTGGCCGCAAGCAGCTTTGGCTAATGCGGGTTGATGGCGAAAATGCGCTGTATTTCCGTTGGGATGAAGACCCTCACGGCGCAAGCTGGGTGCGTAACAAGCATGAAATGCGTGAAGAAGAGGCCGCGCCCAATGCCTGGCTGGCGCTCAGTCCGCCGGAAATGGAACGCTTGTGTCATGAGGCGGGCATATGGCCAGAAGAAGGCCTGCAAGCCGAACTGACCTCATATACTAATGACAGTTTTATGTATGATCTGGGTTTTGGCATACGGCGAATAACTTGA